The proteins below are encoded in one region of Chiloscyllium plagiosum isolate BGI_BamShark_2017 chromosome 7, ASM401019v2, whole genome shotgun sequence:
- the LOC122551964 gene encoding NACHT, LRR and PYD domains-containing protein 3-like: MDPVSQCLENFNDCDLYKVTTFYRERLEQAIEEAVIGVSLVLTYEGHFNGQEHQKVTELADDGKKVESTELLLNLVMEKEAGARRVMWKSFVKMRNGVPKLDKILEEIEQSGAAVAHYTNIIEEISEIPRHLKDAQEQHKEMLRQRNETLDLNTILIKEKVRISQLNARYTELTIISPVRHRKLVEHELIARGRDHEEWREMHLRRELEKIRIDQLFRSGFAQEVYQSHTGKGQIVQIHSGCSVVVSGVPGIGKTTLLQKIVYDWASGNIYPHFQFVFSFKFRELNAINWKATLKEMILLFYPYLEKFLEDLWKNPASLLFIFDGLDEFKDSIEFPDSQSDAAPQSICMDPEIPCKVSDIVSSLIQKMLLPGCSVLLTTRPSELQLLEKADISVWAEILGFVGEERKEYFQKCFGDQTVAAAVFKYVEENEILYTMCYNPSYCWILCLSLGPFYTQGSKKQQQVPKTITQLYCYYIYNILKNHGREIENPRDVLLKIGEMALRGVFEKQIVFRNEDLIKYNLQPSQFLSGFMLEIFERNDSAQSVVYTFLHLTIQEFVAALAQFLTPDLEDIQKLLNDVHSKEDGRFEIFLRFIAGLSSPQVAWPLEELVGPFLHQTACQVIEWVQEKVESQVGNTGSKSGKRNLLNTLHYLFESQNKVLAQTTLGSVERLQFGDSDSQKALPLSPIDCAVLSHAIGLCHTIKQLDLRNCFIQSEGLQRLEPSLHKCQVLRLEGNDLGDSGMHLLYLVLKHPKCQIEALGLADNDLTASSIENLSSVLSINRSLKDLYLGYNKLGSSGVKHLSVALQNLDCEIQKLSLNDNELTDCCVEDLTSALNTNRSLTALNLNNNKLGDSGVILLSESLRKPDCKIQELRLDSNALTDSSIEALSSALSTSQSLTVLSLWSNSLTDQSIPAVSHLTLNCKSLQRIWIGENSFTASGKEQLHLLQESRGGFRVEM; this comes from the exons AAAGTTACTGAACTGGCAGACGATGGGAAAAAAGTAGAAAGCACCGAACTTCTTCTGAACCTGGTAATGGAGAAGGAAGCTGGAGCCCGAAGGGTGATGTGGAAATCTTTTGTGAAAATGCGCAATGGTGTCCCGAAGTTGGACAAAATATTGGAAGAAATAGAGCAAAGCG GTGCTGCTGTGGCACATTATACAAACATCAtagaagagatttcagagatacCCAGACACTTGAAGG ATGCTCAGGAACAACACAAGGAGATGCTGAGACAGAGAAATGAAACACTTGATTTGAACACTATTCTAATCAAGGAGAAGGTTAGGATTTCTCAGTTGAACGCACGGTACACTGAACTGACAATAATTTCTCCTGTTCGTCATCGGAAACTGGTGGAGCATGAACTTATTGCACGTGGCAGGGATCATGAAGAATGGAGAGAGATGCACCTTCGGAGGGAACTGGAAAAAATCCGCATTGATCAATTGTTCCGAAGTGGCTTTGCACAAGAAGTCTATCAGAGCCACACTGGAAAGGGACAGATTGTACAAATTCATTCAGGTTGCTCCGTCGTCGTCAGTGGAGTCCCAGGAATTGGGAAGACAACACTGTTACAAAAGATAGTTTATGACTGGGCCAGCGGGAACATTTACCCTCATTTTCAATTTGTCTTTAGTTTTAAATTCCGCGAGTTGAATGCTATTAACTGGAAAGCAACTTTAAAAGAAATGATTCTGCTGTTCTATCCTTATTTGGAGAAATTTCTGGAAGATCTGTGGAAAAATCCGGCCAGTTTGCTGTTTATATTCGACGGTTTAGATGAATTCAAGGATAGCATTGAATTTCCTGACAGCCAGTCAGATGCCGCACCCCAGTCAATATGCATGGACCCAGAGATTCCCTGCAAAGTGTCTGACATTGTCAGCAGTTTAATACAGAAGATGCTGCTTCCAGGGTGTTCAGTGTTATTGACCACCCGTCCAAGTGAACTGCAATTATTGGAAAAAGCTGACATCAGTGTGTGGGCTGAAATACTTGGATTTGTTGGGGAAGAACGGAAAGAGTACTTCCAAAAATGCTTTGGAGATCAGACAGTGGCAGCAGCTGTTTTCAAATATGTGGAAGAGAACGAGATCCTCTACACCATGTGCTACAACCCTTCGTACTGCTGGATTCTCTGTCTTTCACTGGGTCCCTTCTATACACAAGGAAGCAAGAAACAGCAGCAAGTCCCCAAGACCATCACCCAACTATATTGCTACTATATTTACAACATACTGAAAAACCACGGCCGAGAGATTGAAAATCCCCGCGATGTGTTGCTGAAGATTGGTGAGATGGCATTGAGAGGTGTCTTTGAGAAACAGattgtcttcagaaatgaggatcTGATCAAATATAATCTTCAGCCTTCGCAGTTCCTGTCTGGCTTCATGTTGGAAATTTTTGAAAGGAATGATTCTGCCCAGAGTGTAGTCTATACCTTCCTCCATCTCACCATACAAGAGTTTGTCGCTGCACTCGCACAGTTCCTGACTCCCGATCTTGAGGACATCCAGAAACTGCTCAATGACGTTCACAGCAAGGAGGATGGCAGATTTGAGATATTTCTCCGTTTTATTGCTGGCTTGTCCTCCCCACAGGTAGCTTGGCCCTTGGAGGAGCTGGTGGGTCCATTTCTTCATCAAACAGCCTGCCAAGTGATTGAGTGGGTGCAGGAGAAGGTTGAAAGCCAGGTCGGTAACACTGGAAGCAAAAGTGGGAAAAGGAATCTTCTGAATACTTTGCACTATTTGTTTGAGTCCCAGAATAAAGTCCTAGCACAGACTACATTGGGGTCTGTGGAAAGACTTCAATTTGGGGATTCAGACTCACAGAAAGCCTTGCCACTGAGCCCAATTGACTGCGCTGTATTGTCTCACGCCATTGGACTTTGTCATACAATAAAACAGCTCGATCTGCGGAACTGTTTCATTCAGTCTGAAGGCCTTCAAAGGCTGGAACCTTCACTGCACAAATGCCAAGTGTTGAG GTTGGAGGGAAATGACCTTGGTGATTCAGGAATGCATTTACTGTACTTGGTCCTGAAGCATCCAAAGTGTCAAATTGAGGCACTCGG GTTAGCTGACAATGACCTCACGGCTTCTTCTATTGAGAATCTCAGCTCTGTTCTCAGCATAAACCGATCACTGAAGGACCTGTACCTGGGTTATAATAAACTGGGATCCTCTGGAGTGAAACATTTATCTGTGGCACTGCAGAACTTGGACTGTGAAATACAGAAACTGTC TCTGAATGACAACGAGCTCACAGATTGTTGTGTCGAAGATCTCACCTCTGCTCTGAATACAAACAGGTCCCTCACAGCGCTGAACCTGAACAATAATAAACTTGGAGACTCAGGAGTAATATTGCTGTCTGAGAGTTTGAGAAAGCCAGACTGTAAAATACAGGAGTTGAG ATTAGATAGTAATGCACTCACAGATTCGTCTATTGAGGCGCTCAGTTCTGCTCTCAGTACAAGCCAGTCGCTGACAGTTTTGTCGCTGTGGTCAAACTCTTTAACTGACCAATCCATTCCTGCTGTCAGCCACCTTACACTGAACTGTAAGAGTCTGCAGCGTATCTG GATTGGAGAGAACTCATTTACTGCCAGTGGAAAGGAACAGCTGCACTTACTGCAGGAATCCAGAGGTGGCTTCAGAGTGGAAATGTGA